Genomic DNA from Plasmodium chabaudi chabaudi strain AS genome assembly, chromosome: 1:
AAATGATAGGTATATTAATTTGGGGATGGTGAtcgatatattttatgatatttctatattgatatataattaattattaaattaagttttatgataataatgaaaataatataaatacgaaacaaaaatttttaatgtaaaaaaagtgATCGAATTGATATAAAGGGTAATAAAacggaaaatataattgaattataggattaattatttgatttaatcacaaattaaatacattcaatatattttaatgaaaagTGCTGAAAAATTACATGTTAAATAATCACTTttaaaacgaaaaaatgtTGTGATGgtaatttaaataagcattatgtataaagagaatttaattttattaatatatgtatccCAATATTAAAGTGTCGAAAGATATTTACTTGGGggatattgttttttattagatCCCATGCTTTTTGCTAAGTTTagaatatttgtatatgtaatatCTCTATCTCTTTTATTGTTGTTATAATTTCTAAACTCACAAATCtacgaaaaaaatggataaatatataaaatatgtcaatattttgtgtgtgaatatcataaaatatatgagaTATAGAGAAAGACACTTAAAATGAATGTTaaaatgagaaaaaaatgattatattattattttttgagatTGCTTACAGCGTTTATATAAGTAACTTCAACGCTATCGTCGCGGtgtttaattatatatccGGCTATGTTAGAACACAATTTGACTAATGCTTGCTCAGCATTAATGTCAGTTTCGATTGGTTTTGTATTGTGTAAAAATTCTATCAAATTAGTTTTTTTAACGATAGCACcgatataatttatagcTCTTGTAGGACACACAATTACAGTTGTGTCATTTGATACCTACAAAATTAGtgaatacaaaaatatatgtattgtgtaaattaatgtataataatatgaataataatatttttagagGAATAATGGGGAAAACGCTCCttactttaatttttgCGGCTACACCAACTCTTTTTCTGATGGTTCTAGTCGTTTGATTTATGTTACCGTGCTCCATTATGACTAAAAATGGGGTGTATACACGAGCAAGGTAtcctaaaaaataattattttgcacatataaatgaaatattatgaatataataaaatattaatgaaaataatagtcAAAGAATAGAAAATCGAAAGATGGGTAAATAGTGATAgccatatattaaatttattgattattttttatgtaccaataataaatatgtcatccaatttttgtttatcatTGTAATCCCAGATAGTATTTATTACATCAGCGTactaatgaaaaaaaagatatggatatatataataatgattatttatttttaagttatttttatatgctaAATATTGTTTGATATTTGATACCTTAGAGGCAGATGGGATGGTAACCTGAAGCCTTCCAATATCCATAATTCCAATTTTCTTAGAATATATAGGtctattttcatttccTGAAGAATCGAGCGAGTAACCTTCCATATTCTCAGCAAGTTTTAGTAAAAATGTTGATGATTCTTTTGCATGATCCATTGCTACTGAAGCTTCTTCTAAGTTTTCACATATCACATCGTCGTCGTATTCATCAAATctgcatataaatattattggtGAAAGGgagattatttttaatgattaTGAAGGGATGCGTTTGAcgaatatgcatatttatataatatgtatatatattttcattttttcatacaCATATGTTTGGTTTGCTGGTCCGGCAGCACCATCTGAAGCAGTTTCGCTCGCAAATGCTACATTTTGCATATATCCTGTGAGACTTAAAAGTGTCAAAGCAATCgtaatatatcttttattcatttttggaTTCGATAAGTAAagtattaatttaaaaagatTACAAACatgttatattataagagatttaaaatataagtaaacaaatatgaaaggaatttataaaatattaataattatttaaaaataaaaaaataaaaaaaataaaaaattaataaaataaaaaaataaaaaatattaaatttatataattatttaaatagtaaattttttatttaaataaatcattGTAAGGGAAGAAAAacaacttaaaaaaattatagagcgtgaaaaatattttgtttagaatttttctaatacaataattttttatatgttatgCGTTGTACCGGTTTtcgggtttagggtttagggtttagggttcagggtttagggttcagggttcagggttcagggtttagggttcagggtttagggttcagggtttagggttcagggttcagggttcagggtttagggttcagggtttagggggttcagggtttagggttcagggtttagggttcagggtttagggtttagggtttagggtttagggtttagggtttagggttcagggtttagggtttagggttcagggt
This window encodes:
- a CDS encoding fam-a protein, yielding MNKRYITIALTLLSLTGYMQNVAFASETASDGAAGPANQTYVFDEYDDDVICENLEEASVAMDHAKESSTFLLKLAENMEGYSLDSSGNENRPIYSKKIGIMDIGRLQVTIPSASKYADVINTIWDYNDKQKLDDIFIIGYLARVYTPFLVIMEHGNINQTTRTIRKRVGVAAKIKVSNDTTVIVCPTRAINYIGAIVKKTNLIEFLHNTKPIETDINAEQALVKLCSNIAGYIIKHRDDSVEVTYINAICEFRNYNNNKRDRDITYTNILNLAKSMGSNKKQYPPSKYLSTL